The following coding sequences lie in one Dehalococcoidia bacterium genomic window:
- a CDS encoding MFS transporter, translated as MRVRAPVSSSSPPAVEGWRVSFAAVFASQFVAVLGFSMFVPFLPLYLGELGVPTAAEQALWSGVIFGITPLLAGLASPFWGSLGDKFGPKLMLVRAQLLGGLAVALMAFAPNALWLLAFRIVQGVVGGNMGPAVALAAAVSPPARLGTTLGLMQMAVYGGASVGPLLGGILAEAVGYRLAFLVTALCQLTAGLLVLLVVRHSGRVATRRQEQTVLGDVRILLTTPALLSVVAVAFGVYFANGGLQSVLSLFVESLHEGGSVAFTVGVIFGLAAAASTVSAVVSGRLSDTIGQRTVLVVALAGAALASAPLAFASSSWQLGVGRVVMGLFVGGALPLINVLAARIGGPERRAGAIGVAQMAGSLGLASGPLAGSAVAALFWLGAPFLLIAAVLGAGAVWAFVALRHTREDGR; from the coding sequence GTGAGGGTGCGCGCGCCGGTCTCCTCGTCGTCGCCGCCAGCGGTTGAGGGATGGCGGGTCAGTTTTGCTGCGGTCTTTGCCTCGCAGTTTGTGGCAGTCCTTGGGTTCAGCATGTTCGTGCCGTTCCTCCCGCTCTATTTGGGGGAGCTGGGCGTGCCGACTGCCGCAGAGCAGGCGCTCTGGAGCGGCGTCATTTTCGGCATCACGCCGCTCCTCGCCGGGCTGGCCTCGCCGTTCTGGGGGTCGCTAGGCGACAAGTTTGGTCCGAAGCTGATGCTGGTTCGCGCCCAGCTGCTTGGCGGCCTCGCGGTCGCGCTGATGGCGTTCGCGCCGAACGCGCTCTGGTTGCTGGCCTTCCGGATTGTCCAAGGGGTTGTCGGCGGGAATATGGGCCCCGCTGTCGCCTTGGCTGCCGCCGTCTCGCCGCCGGCGCGGCTGGGGACGACGCTCGGACTGATGCAGATGGCGGTCTACGGTGGGGCGAGTGTTGGCCCGCTTCTGGGGGGCATCCTCGCCGAGGCAGTCGGCTATCGTCTCGCTTTTCTCGTCACGGCGCTCTGTCAGCTCACGGCCGGTCTGCTCGTCCTGCTGGTTGTCCGCCACAGCGGACGCGTCGCGACGCGCCGTCAGGAACAGACAGTGCTCGGAGATGTTCGGATCCTGCTGACGACCCCCGCTCTCTTGTCGGTCGTTGCGGTCGCGTTCGGGGTCTACTTCGCGAATGGCGGGCTTCAGTCGGTCCTCTCGCTCTTTGTCGAGTCGCTCCATGAAGGAGGATCGGTCGCGTTCACCGTCGGCGTGATCTTTGGGCTTGCGGCGGCGGCGAGCACCGTCTCGGCTGTTGTCTCCGGCCGGCTCAGCGACACGATCGGCCAGCGGACGGTGCTGGTCGTCGCTCTCGCCGGCGCCGCGCTCGCTTCGGCGCCGCTGGCGTTTGCCTCGTCCAGCTGGCAACTCGGGGTCGGCCGCGTGGTGATGGGGCTGTTCGTCGGCGGCGCGCTGCCTCTGATCAACGTGCTGGCGGCGCGGATCGGCGGACCCGAGCGGCGCGCGGGCGCGATTGGCGTCGCCCAGATGGCCGGCTCCTTGGGGCTGGCGAGCGGTCCGCTCGCGGGCTCGGCAGTGGCCGCGCTCTTCTGGCTCGGCGCGCCCTTCCTCCTGATCGCCGCTGTGCTCGGTGCCGGCGCTGTCTGGGCCTTCGTCGCCCTCCGCCATACTCGGGAGGACGGTCGATAA
- a CDS encoding glycosyltransferase family 39 protein produces the protein MPRPAPLSTAALALPQSACLARCRAVPLALLGLAFALRLAGTIDRPLWFDEGYTIYFAGSSPVETARLTALDIHPPFYYWSLQLWTALVGWNELSVRFYSVALGTLTVAGVIAFGSRAVGQRSAWLAAAALALSPLHVAYSFEVRMYALVTLLALLATWQWWRVATGRSVALYGGVMAAALLTQYYAGFLFLAHALTLPLFGHRRLRLLALLLAGAPFALWAASAGSQLAAYVQTKVAVEGYLPLDPVSFFGGFGAAAFGGGALGAAAAVTAAALALASLARPARPVAMLLAVAVVLPLALGYLVNLRYPFNPPGWERLFLFVLPLWLLLAADGAARVLPQFGARPVIFVLGGAAAALLLAASSAGVWAALAQRPADDPRPMIRVIERLAHPSDLYLAVYPWQVGYLRLYDRRPPPEARLVPAELWAADPAAMERDLAAWTAGRRVWLPAYQRLGRQLESRLERAFSEQLFLISADWYGDHRLLFAQAGEAPDVRARDVRFGDRLLVSAAIDPAPVEAGKGAVPVELVWGAAPSPATAHLRLADARGVTWAHHDTRVMTERAATVDRRAVLVLPATPPGRYRLLLSLSDGTALLSAVRPGAPPAPELDLGEIEVQPARTPLPPDSLAIGRPLRRTVAPGLQLLGAEFGEGPYHVGEAVLVSLYWLPASEEMPEVTLRIGGAASRARPPQGRLHEPIREVREVILRERGRLAVEVAGPFGTTRLGEVNVIGRAPAADVPTPATLLNVRFGSAIRLIGATVFGPESQVLPSGALGREMEVELLWQTAAPLDEDLAVFVHLVGPDGRPVAQHDSRPANGTAPTRGWAPGEIIIDRHRLVAPAGIAGEYALVVGLYHPPAGPRLPAETGESVLVHWGVLP, from the coding sequence ATGCCTCGCCCGGCGCCTCTCTCCACCGCCGCGCTGGCGCTTCCCCAGTCGGCTTGCCTCGCGCGCTGTCGCGCCGTGCCGCTCGCCCTGCTGGGGCTCGCCTTTGCGCTCCGCCTCGCGGGAACTATCGACCGGCCGCTGTGGTTCGACGAGGGCTACACCATCTACTTCGCGGGCAGTTCCCCCGTCGAGACGGCGCGGCTGACCGCGCTCGACATTCATCCTCCCTTTTACTACTGGTCGCTTCAGCTGTGGACCGCTCTCGTCGGGTGGAACGAGCTGTCGGTGCGGTTCTACTCGGTCGCCCTCGGCACCCTCACCGTCGCTGGAGTGATCGCTTTCGGGAGCCGAGCGGTGGGACAGCGGAGCGCCTGGCTTGCTGCCGCTGCCCTCGCGCTGTCGCCGCTCCACGTGGCGTACTCATTCGAAGTGCGGATGTACGCCTTGGTGACCCTCCTTGCCCTCCTCGCAACCTGGCAGTGGTGGCGAGTTGCGACGGGACGGTCGGTTGCGCTGTACGGCGGCGTGATGGCGGCGGCGCTTCTTACTCAATATTACGCCGGATTTCTCTTTCTCGCCCATGCGCTGACGCTCCCCCTGTTCGGTCACCGCCGCCTCCGCCTCCTCGCCCTCCTGCTGGCTGGCGCGCCGTTCGCCCTCTGGGCTGCTTCTGCGGGCTCACAGCTCGCTGCCTATGTCCAGACAAAAGTGGCCGTTGAGGGTTATCTGCCGCTCGATCCGGTCAGCTTCTTCGGAGGCTTCGGCGCGGCGGCGTTTGGAGGCGGAGCGCTCGGAGCGGCCGCTGCCGTCACGGCTGCTGCTCTTGCCCTCGCGAGCCTCGCGCGGCCGGCGCGCCCCGTCGCTATGCTGCTTGCGGTCGCGGTCGTTCTTCCGCTCGCGCTCGGGTATCTCGTCAATCTGCGCTATCCGTTCAATCCGCCAGGCTGGGAACGCCTTTTTCTGTTCGTCCTTCCGCTCTGGCTGCTGCTCGCCGCAGACGGCGCAGCGCGCGTTCTCCCGCAGTTCGGCGCGCGGCCGGTCATCTTCGTGCTCGGCGGAGCAGCAGCGGCTCTTCTCCTTGCCGCTTCGTCGGCAGGAGTTTGGGCCGCGCTCGCTCAGCGCCCTGCGGATGACCCCCGCCCGATGATCCGCGTTATTGAGCGGCTCGCTCACCCCTCCGACCTGTACCTCGCGGTTTACCCGTGGCAAGTGGGGTACCTCCGCTTGTACGACCGACGGCCGCCTCCGGAGGCGCGGCTCGTGCCGGCGGAGCTGTGGGCTGCGGACCCCGCAGCGATGGAGCGCGACCTTGCGGCATGGACAGCCGGCCGGCGGGTCTGGCTGCCTGCCTACCAGCGCCTCGGCCGCCAGCTGGAGAGCCGGCTCGAGCGCGCTTTCTCCGAGCAGTTGTTTCTCATTTCAGCCGACTGGTACGGCGATCATCGGCTCCTCTTTGCCCAAGCGGGCGAGGCGCCGGACGTTCGGGCGCGGGACGTTCGCTTCGGCGACCGTCTCCTCGTCAGCGCCGCGATAGACCCGGCGCCGGTGGAAGCAGGGAAAGGAGCCGTGCCGGTAGAACTGGTCTGGGGTGCTGCTCCCAGTCCAGCGACGGCGCATCTTCGCTTGGCGGATGCGCGCGGGGTGACGTGGGCGCACCACGACACGCGCGTGATGACGGAGCGCGCCGCAACGGTCGACCGGCGCGCAGTGCTTGTGCTGCCGGCGACCCCGCCGGGACGCTATCGGCTACTGCTCTCGCTTTCTGACGGCACTGCGCTCCTCTCCGCTGTCCGCCCCGGCGCTCCCCCGGCGCCGGAGCTCGACCTCGGGGAGATCGAAGTGCAGCCCGCCCGCACGCCCCTCCCTCCAGACTCCCTCGCCATCGGTCGGCCTCTCCGCCGCACGGTTGCGCCCGGACTCCAGCTGCTTGGCGCCGAGTTCGGAGAAGGACCCTATCATGTCGGCGAGGCGGTGCTGGTCAGCCTCTATTGGCTTCCCGCAAGCGAGGAGATGCCGGAAGTCACCCTCCGTATCGGAGGCGCGGCGAGCCGCGCTCGGCCCCCGCAGGGCCGCCTACATGAGCCGATCCGCGAGGTGCGCGAGGTCATCCTCCGCGAGCGCGGCCGCCTCGCAGTGGAGGTTGCCGGCCCCTTCGGCACGACGCGGCTGGGTGAGGTTAATGTGATCGGCCGCGCTCCGGCGGCTGATGTGCCAACACCCGCCACTCTGCTCAACGTTCGGTTCGGCAGCGCTATCCGCCTCATTGGCGCGACCGTGTTCGGCCCGGAGAGCCAGGTGCTTCCGTCCGGTGCGCTCGGGCGCGAGATGGAGGTAGAGCTGCTCTGGCAAACGGCAGCTCCTCTTGACGAGGATCTTGCAGTCTTTGTCCACCTTGTCGGCCCCGACGGCCGGCCGGTGGCACAACACGACTCCCGCCCCGCCAATGGCACCGCCCCGACGCGCGGCTGGGCACCGGGCGAGATTATCATCGACCGCCATCGGCTTGTCGCCCCAGCGGGAATTGCCGGCGAGTACGCGCTCGTAGTCGGGCTGTACCATCCTCCCGCGGGGCCCCGTCTGCCGGCCGAGACGGGAGAGAGTGTCCTTGTGCATTGGGGAGTGCTGCCGTGA
- a CDS encoding DMT family transporter, with the protein MTSGVHKYQSVLPVAALIAVTAIWGSTFVAIKGGLDGIAPFGFLVLRFGLAALCLLPFYGRDLRRMTAADWTAALVVGLWLFGAYALQMLGVERSTASKGGFITGLSVIFVPIGVWLWQHRAPGWRFAFAAALATLGLGLLTLKGDLTVETGDLLLLGCAVCFAGHIIALGHSTQRHPLPVLVVGQVGLVALLSLPFALAFERVPIPTTPAAVFGVVYTSLAATVFVLVVQTWAQRTVSPTRAAIIFAAEPVFAALFAVLLGGETLSALQVVGGALIVIGMLFAIPAEAKSTGVAGRLTPHARPAPTQS; encoded by the coding sequence ATGACGAGTGGCGTTCACAAGTACCAATCCGTTCTGCCGGTTGCGGCCCTGATCGCGGTGACCGCAATTTGGGGCAGCACGTTTGTCGCCATTAAGGGCGGCTTGGATGGAATTGCCCCCTTCGGCTTTCTCGTTCTCCGCTTTGGCCTCGCCGCGCTCTGCCTGCTGCCCTTCTATGGGCGCGACCTCCGCCGGATGACAGCCGCCGACTGGACCGCCGCCCTTGTCGTGGGGCTGTGGCTCTTCGGCGCCTACGCCCTGCAGATGCTCGGCGTCGAACGGAGCACCGCGAGCAAGGGAGGGTTCATCACCGGACTGTCCGTTATCTTCGTGCCGATCGGCGTCTGGCTCTGGCAGCATCGCGCGCCGGGATGGCGCTTCGCCTTCGCCGCCGCTTTGGCCACCCTCGGCCTTGGGCTGCTCACGCTCAAAGGCGATTTGACAGTGGAGACGGGCGACCTCCTCTTGCTCGGCTGCGCCGTCTGCTTCGCAGGCCATATCATCGCCCTCGGGCACTCCACCCAGCGTCATCCCCTTCCGGTGCTTGTCGTCGGTCAGGTCGGCCTGGTGGCGCTCCTTTCCCTGCCGTTCGCGCTCGCCTTTGAGCGCGTGCCCATCCCGACGACTCCCGCTGCAGTCTTCGGCGTGGTCTATACCTCGCTCGCTGCAACGGTCTTCGTTCTTGTCGTGCAAACGTGGGCACAGCGCACGGTCTCGCCTACCCGCGCCGCGATTATCTTCGCCGCCGAACCTGTGTTCGCGGCGCTCTTCGCTGTGCTGCTGGGCGGAGAGACGCTCAGCGCGCTGCAGGTCGTCGGCGGAGCGCTCATCGTGATCGGCATGCTCTTCGCTATCCCTGCCGAGGCGAAGAGCACCGGCGTTGCCGGCCGCCTCACCCCGCATGCGCGGCCGGCGCCAACGCAGAGCTAG
- a CDS encoding ParB/RepB/Spo0J family partition protein yields the protein MRERQILWLDPNTLQVDSSYVRKKEGDIAGLASTIREFGVLEPLGVRQVGTSYRVVYGNRRRRAAVLAGVEAVPCVEVADSEEEDYLVHHLIENLQRRQLGDMEQAEGLAKLRRRLAQRAPTLSESELDERVAAMVGFSVRTVQRYLSLRELAAGVRDLIQDEELSVSQAQHLRLIQEPARQLELATLAVQLELPASRLRDAAQLMARHKGLSAEEAIHLAGSVTLEEERAGTPPALDDRVKRESAVVADEDADLWEEQPRDEIDALLDASPAGAALETTDRSRLRRIRTIDAFCDEVDRLARALEEGDLAKAAARQPEAAPRLRLAYRQLRWVADALGAFLAERGWHETEPVA from the coding sequence ATGAGAGAACGGCAGATCCTTTGGCTCGATCCGAACACGCTCCAAGTTGATAGCAGCTATGTGCGCAAGAAGGAGGGCGATATCGCGGGGCTCGCCTCGACGATCCGGGAGTTCGGAGTGCTTGAGCCGCTCGGGGTGCGCCAAGTGGGCACAAGCTACCGGGTGGTGTACGGCAATCGCCGCCGGCGGGCTGCCGTGCTGGCTGGCGTCGAGGCGGTGCCGTGTGTCGAAGTGGCCGACAGTGAGGAGGAGGACTATCTCGTTCACCATCTGATCGAGAATCTCCAGCGTCGGCAGCTTGGCGATATGGAGCAGGCGGAGGGGCTTGCCAAGCTGCGGCGGCGGCTTGCCCAGCGGGCGCCGACCCTGAGCGAGTCCGAACTCGACGAGCGGGTCGCGGCGATGGTCGGCTTTTCGGTGCGGACAGTGCAGCGCTACCTGTCGCTCCGGGAGCTGGCCGCCGGGGTACGCGATCTCATCCAAGACGAGGAGCTGTCGGTCAGCCAGGCGCAACATTTGCGGCTCATTCAGGAGCCGGCGCGCCAGCTTGAGCTGGCGACGCTCGCCGTGCAGCTTGAGCTACCTGCCTCGCGCCTGCGCGACGCTGCCCAGCTGATGGCGCGCCACAAAGGGCTTTCAGCGGAAGAAGCGATCCATCTCGCGGGGAGCGTCACGCTCGAAGAAGAGCGCGCGGGCACGCCTCCCGCCCTCGATGACCGGGTGAAGCGCGAATCGGCCGTGGTGGCCGATGAAGACGCCGACCTGTGGGAGGAGCAACCGCGCGACGAGATCGACGCCCTTCTCGATGCGTCGCCGGCCGGTGCTGCGCTTGAGACCACCGACCGCAGCCGGCTCCGCAGGATCCGGACGATCGATGCCTTCTGCGACGAAGTCGACCGGCTGGCGCGCGCCCTCGAGGAAGGCGACCTTGCGAAGGCCGCCGCGCGCCAGCCCGAAGCGGCTCCGCGGCTGCGCTTGGCGTACCGCCAGCTGCGGTGGGTCGCCGACGCGCTGGGAGCGTTCCTCGCCGAGCGAGGCTGGCACGAGACCGAGCCGGTTGCCTAG
- a CDS encoding SDR family oxidoreductase, with translation MNLDGAVALITGGSGGIGAALGEELAKKGARVVLFARRAERLGEVVARIGSERALAVVGSVTEADDLRRAVRLAVERFGGLDILVNNAGIGLYGLIESLPADLLLETWKTNVLGVILAIQAALPALRKSDRALIVNISSVTSVLSSPSLAGYAMTKAALNLLTETLRKELREDGIRVLNIFPGYIGNEFADHAYIVDDSPVAQRLRVTRPARTSEDAARDIVAAIENDLEDWRYEVEAAKQTTSGAGNAASD, from the coding sequence ATGAACCTTGACGGGGCAGTCGCGCTCATCACGGGAGGATCCGGCGGGATCGGTGCCGCGCTTGGAGAGGAGCTGGCGAAAAAGGGAGCGCGGGTCGTCCTCTTTGCTCGTCGCGCCGAGCGACTGGGTGAGGTCGTTGCGCGCATCGGAAGCGAGCGCGCCCTCGCTGTTGTCGGCTCGGTTACTGAGGCGGACGACCTCCGGCGCGCGGTGCGGCTTGCGGTCGAGCGGTTCGGCGGGCTCGACATCCTCGTCAACAATGCCGGCATCGGCCTCTATGGTCTCATTGAGTCGCTGCCCGCTGACCTCCTCCTTGAGACGTGGAAGACCAACGTCCTCGGCGTGATCCTCGCAATTCAAGCCGCGCTGCCGGCGCTGCGGAAGTCCGACCGCGCTCTGATCGTCAACATTTCGTCAGTAACCTCTGTTCTGTCCTCTCCCAGCTTAGCCGGCTACGCCATGACAAAAGCCGCTCTCAACCTCCTGACCGAGACCTTGCGCAAGGAACTGCGCGAAGACGGCATCCGAGTGCTCAATATCTTTCCGGGCTACATCGGCAACGAATTCGCTGACCACGCCTATATTGTCGACGACTCGCCCGTCGCCCAGCGGCTGCGGGTGACGCGCCCCGCGCGCACCTCAGAAGATGCTGCGCGCGACATCGTCGCAGCGATAGAAAACGACCTCGAAGACTGGCGCTACGAAGTGGAAGCCGCAAAGCAGACCACCAGCGGCGCGGGAAACGCGGCATCGGACTGA
- a CDS encoding dienelactone hydrolase family protein — MAVLRQKAVHLPINGAMLDGTLVHLDDTEKRPGVVLIQEWWGIEPHVLELAHKLAAAGFVVFVPDHYHGRVATEPDEAGKEMMLLFENMQRAIKEIGASIEYLRGLDNVAPKKIGVMGFCMGGLLTYKAAETFGDQIGAAVPVYGVNYQPTVEEVAKVSAPILAIYGAQDPFVPREQIERVEQVYKQAGKDIRISIYPAGHAFINPDHGNLHPESAEKAWNEAVSFLRDKLR, encoded by the coding sequence GTGGCCGTTCTTCGCCAAAAAGCCGTTCATCTCCCGATCAATGGCGCGATGCTCGACGGCACCCTCGTCCACCTCGACGATACCGAGAAGCGTCCGGGGGTCGTCTTGATCCAAGAGTGGTGGGGGATCGAGCCGCACGTGCTCGAGCTTGCCCACAAGCTCGCGGCCGCCGGGTTTGTCGTCTTCGTGCCCGACCACTACCACGGCCGGGTCGCCACCGAGCCGGATGAAGCCGGCAAAGAGATGATGCTGCTGTTTGAGAACATGCAGCGGGCCATCAAAGAGATCGGCGCGTCGATCGAGTACCTTCGGGGGCTGGACAACGTCGCCCCGAAGAAAATCGGGGTGATGGGCTTCTGCATGGGCGGGCTGCTGACCTACAAGGCCGCAGAGACATTCGGCGACCAAATCGGCGCCGCGGTGCCGGTCTACGGCGTCAACTACCAGCCGACGGTTGAGGAAGTCGCAAAGGTCAGCGCCCCGATCCTGGCCATCTACGGCGCCCAGGATCCGTTCGTGCCCCGCGAGCAGATCGAGCGGGTTGAGCAAGTGTACAAGCAGGCGGGGAAAGACATCCGGATTTCGATCTATCCCGCAGGTCACGCCTTCATCAACCCCGACCACGGGAACCTGCATCCAGAGTCGGCGGAAAAGGCGTGGAACGAGGCCGTCAGCTTCCTTCGCGACAAGCTGCGCTAG
- a CDS encoding Cof-type HAD-IIB family hydrolase: MERRRSVRQPLRLLRLVLLATRSRKHPLRYLLAADPASSAALLGQARLLAAPPAAAADAAAARPDPARRLPLEFGELPVVENAIIPSAALAPTALPPARPSCPFRLLAVDLDGTLIGSDLTIRPAVRAAVAALIERGIVVVLATGRMYVSSRPFAEALGITAPLICYQGALVREIEGEQRILRHVPVPLTLARQIAAFARANDLTMHVYHDDRAYTARFTEESAYYAELNRIPVAEVGDLVSFLKRRPTKIVFISGPEGVRRIYEELAARWGAVAQVTQSNPRFAEITARGVSKGSALRTLARKLGVRRCEIVAIGDHENDRSLLENAGVGVAMGNAVAELKAIADLVAPPVTEDGAAWAIRHLFGV, from the coding sequence TTGGAGCGGCGCCGCAGCGTTCGGCAGCCTCTGCGGCTGCTGCGTCTCGTTCTCCTTGCGACAAGAAGCCGAAAGCACCCGCTTCGCTATCTCCTCGCCGCCGACCCTGCGTCCTCTGCCGCCCTCCTCGGGCAGGCGCGACTGCTTGCAGCGCCTCCCGCTGCTGCGGCCGACGCAGCCGCGGCGCGCCCTGACCCGGCACGGCGCCTGCCGCTAGAATTCGGCGAGCTTCCTGTCGTGGAGAACGCTATTATCCCAAGCGCCGCTCTTGCCCCCACCGCTCTTCCACCCGCGAGACCGTCCTGCCCTTTCCGCCTGCTTGCCGTCGACCTCGACGGCACGCTGATCGGGAGCGATTTGACCATTCGGCCCGCCGTCCGCGCTGCGGTTGCAGCACTGATCGAGCGCGGAATTGTGGTCGTGCTGGCGACAGGCCGGATGTACGTCTCTTCACGTCCGTTCGCCGAAGCGCTCGGCATCACGGCGCCCCTCATCTGCTACCAAGGCGCGCTGGTGCGCGAGATCGAGGGAGAGCAGCGCATTCTCCGGCATGTTCCCGTTCCGCTGACCTTAGCCCGCCAGATCGCCGCCTTTGCTCGCGCCAACGACCTGACGATGCACGTCTACCACGACGACCGCGCCTACACCGCTCGCTTCACCGAGGAATCGGCCTACTACGCCGAACTGAATCGGATCCCCGTTGCGGAAGTCGGCGACCTCGTTTCGTTCCTGAAACGTCGCCCAACCAAGATCGTCTTCATCAGCGGGCCCGAGGGCGTCCGCCGCATTTACGAGGAACTCGCCGCGCGATGGGGCGCTGTCGCACAAGTCACCCAGTCGAACCCGCGCTTCGCCGAGATTACAGCGCGTGGAGTGTCGAAAGGCTCCGCCCTGCGGACCCTCGCCCGCAAGCTCGGCGTTCGCCGCTGCGAGATTGTAGCGATCGGGGATCACGAGAACGACCGCTCTCTGCTCGAGAACGCCGGCGTCGGCGTCGCCATGGGGAACGCTGTGGCAGAGCTGAAGGCGATCGCCGACCTCGTCGCTCCGCCGGTGACCGAAGACGGGGCGGCGTGGGCGATCCGGCACCTGTTCGGAGTGTAG
- a CDS encoding polyphosphate kinase 2 family protein, whose product MDDFSARYRVPPGHPVRLAAVETRVDDGLKRADAAAELETHRSALTALHDLLYVASTHAVLIILQGIDASGKDGVIRNVFTAFNPAGCRVISFKAPTPLEARHDYLWRIHKNVPAHGEIVVFNRSHYESVLVERVHGIVPADVWAKRYSEINGFEQVLAESNTLLLKFFLHLSPEEQLERFHDRLNQPDKWWKLAVADWEDRERWNEYQAAFEEMLNRTSTDFAPWYVIPADRKWYRDLAIARITRRCLETLSDRWRAVMLEVGAQRRAEVKLYLESRETAFHSR is encoded by the coding sequence GTGGATGACTTCTCCGCCCGCTACCGCGTGCCGCCGGGACACCCCGTCCGCCTCGCCGCAGTCGAAACACGGGTCGATGATGGGCTGAAGCGCGCTGACGCTGCCGCAGAACTCGAGACGCATCGGAGCGCCCTGACTGCGCTTCACGACCTCCTCTACGTCGCTTCCACCCATGCCGTGCTGATCATCCTGCAGGGGATCGACGCCTCAGGCAAGGACGGCGTCATTCGCAATGTCTTCACCGCCTTCAATCCGGCTGGGTGTCGGGTCATCTCCTTCAAAGCGCCGACACCGCTTGAAGCGCGCCACGATTACCTCTGGCGAATCCACAAGAATGTGCCGGCGCACGGGGAGATCGTCGTTTTCAATCGCTCTCACTACGAATCGGTACTTGTCGAGCGGGTACACGGCATCGTTCCGGCCGACGTTTGGGCAAAGCGCTATTCCGAGATCAACGGCTTCGAGCAGGTCCTTGCCGAAAGCAACACTCTCCTTCTCAAGTTCTTCCTCCATCTCTCCCCCGAAGAGCAGCTTGAGCGGTTTCACGATCGCCTGAACCAGCCGGACAAATGGTGGAAGCTAGCCGTCGCCGATTGGGAAGACCGCGAGCGGTGGAACGAGTATCAAGCGGCCTTCGAGGAAATGCTGAACAGAACGTCGACCGACTTCGCGCCATGGTATGTCATTCCCGCGGACCGGAAATGGTATCGCGACCTTGCGATTGCGCGGATCACGCGCCGCTGCCTTGAGACCCTGAGCGACCGCTGGCGCGCTGTCATGCTCGAAGTCGGCGCGCAGCGCCGGGCGGAAGTGAAGCTGTATCTCGAAAGCCGGGAGACGGCGTTCCACTCCCGGTGA
- a CDS encoding 4-(cytidine 5'-diphospho)-2-C-methyl-D-erythritol kinase, translating to MIRQHAPAKLNLTLNVLGRRADGYHEVRTVLQTVSLFDELTFAPAADLRFTCSDPRLAGPDNLVLRAARLLQQQAGVAAGAAIHLLKRIPVASGLGGGSSDAAAALLGLSRLWGLEYSREQLQPLAAQLGSDVPFFLWGGTALAEGRGERITPLRPLRELWFVLLPASAAAPEKTKQLFAALTPEDYSAGDATERLLAQLRDGTVDPAAFANDMTAAACRLFPAVRAAFAALDRLGARPHLSGAGPSVFAATVDREEAARWAAALHAAGVPALLVEPVSTVR from the coding sequence ATGATCCGGCAGCACGCTCCCGCGAAGCTGAACCTGACGCTGAACGTTCTCGGCCGTCGCGCCGACGGCTACCACGAAGTGCGCACCGTGCTGCAGACGGTCTCGCTCTTCGATGAACTGACCTTCGCGCCGGCCGCAGACCTGCGCTTCACCTGCAGCGACCCGCGCCTAGCGGGACCGGACAACTTGGTTCTGCGCGCGGCGCGCCTGCTGCAGCAGCAGGCGGGGGTCGCTGCAGGTGCCGCAATCCATCTTCTGAAGCGCATCCCCGTTGCCTCGGGGCTCGGAGGGGGGTCGTCGGATGCGGCGGCGGCGCTCCTCGGCTTGAGCCGGCTGTGGGGACTGGAGTACTCGCGCGAGCAGCTGCAGCCGCTTGCGGCTCAGCTCGGGTCGGATGTGCCGTTCTTTCTCTGGGGTGGCACGGCGCTCGCCGAAGGGCGGGGCGAGCGGATTACGCCGCTCCGCCCGCTGCGCGAACTGTGGTTCGTTCTGCTGCCGGCCTCTGCGGCGGCGCCTGAGAAGACGAAACAGCTCTTTGCGGCGCTGACGCCGGAGGACTACTCCGCCGGCGACGCAACCGAGCGGCTGCTCGCTCAGCTTCGGGATGGCACGGTCGACCCTGCGGCCTTCGCTAACGACATGACCGCGGCGGCGTGTCGTCTTTTTCCGGCGGTGCGGGCAGCCTTCGCGGCCCTCGACCGGCTCGGGGCGCGACCGCATCTCTCCGGCGCGGGCCCGTCGGTCTTTGCTGCTACTGTCGATCGGGAGGAGGCGGCACGATGGGCGGCGGCGCTGCACGCCGCGGGTGTTCCGGCGCTCCTCGTCGAGCCGGTCAGTACCGTTCGCTGA